A part of Saliniradius amylolyticus genomic DNA contains:
- the putP gene encoding sodium/proline symporter PutP: protein MLGIGLYAYKTSTDDVSGYMLGGRRLGPGITALSAGASDMSGWMLMGLPGAMYLAGMSQMWIAVGLVFGALANYLIVAPRLRVYTELANDSITIPDYFANRFDDKERYLRIFSSVVIIIFFTLYTSASLVAGGKLFDSSFGMDYSTGLIVTAAVVCAYTLFGGFLAVSMTDFVQGCIMFVSLILVPIVAFNELGGVNAVSDHVARLDPNNLELFTNSSTGETLGTLGVISLLAWGLGYFGQPHIIVRFMAIRSVKAVPAARNIGMSWMVVSIIGALATGFVGIAYVDETKMQLDDAETIFIVFSQFLFHPLIGGFLLAAILAAIMSTISSQLLVTSSSLTEDFYKAFLRKEADQKELVLVGRISVLVVSVVAIILAWDPQNSILNLVSNAWAGFGAAFGPVIILSLFWKRINRNGALAGMLVGAATVLFWIYAPVTIGGERLSAIVYEIIPGFILCTLACIIVSKLTREPSEEMQQTHKKVEDYMRSA, encoded by the coding sequence ATGCTGGGCATTGGCTTATACGCCTATAAAACCTCCACCGATGATGTCTCCGGCTATATGCTCGGCGGCCGTCGTTTAGGACCCGGCATCACTGCTTTATCCGCGGGTGCTTCCGACATGAGCGGCTGGATGCTCATGGGTTTGCCCGGAGCCATGTATCTGGCGGGTATGTCTCAAATGTGGATCGCCGTGGGTCTGGTCTTCGGTGCACTGGCCAATTATCTGATCGTTGCGCCGCGCCTGCGGGTTTACACCGAACTGGCTAATGACTCCATTACCATTCCCGATTATTTCGCCAACCGCTTTGACGATAAAGAACGTTATCTGCGCATCTTCTCGTCAGTGGTGATCATTATCTTCTTCACCCTGTATACCTCAGCCAGCCTGGTAGCCGGTGGTAAGCTGTTCGACAGCTCCTTCGGTATGGACTACAGCACTGGCCTGATTGTGACGGCGGCTGTAGTGTGTGCGTACACACTGTTCGGCGGCTTCCTGGCAGTGTCTATGACAGACTTTGTGCAGGGTTGCATCATGTTTGTGTCACTGATTTTAGTGCCTATCGTAGCCTTTAATGAGCTCGGTGGTGTTAACGCCGTTAGTGATCATGTGGCTCGCCTGGATCCGAACAATCTGGAGCTATTTACCAATTCAAGTACCGGAGAAACCTTAGGCACGCTGGGTGTTATCTCTCTGTTAGCCTGGGGCTTGGGTTACTTCGGCCAGCCACATATCATCGTGCGCTTTATGGCCATTCGCTCGGTGAAAGCCGTGCCCGCCGCACGTAACATCGGTATGTCGTGGATGGTTGTATCCATCATTGGTGCCCTGGCCACTGGCTTTGTGGGCATTGCTTATGTGGATGAGACCAAGATGCAACTGGACGACGCCGAAACCATCTTCATCGTTTTCTCTCAGTTCCTGTTCCATCCGTTGATCGGGGGCTTCCTGTTGGCGGCTATTCTGGCTGCCATCATGAGTACCATTTCTTCTCAGCTGCTGGTGACCTCAAGCTCGCTGACCGAAGATTTCTACAAGGCCTTCCTGCGTAAGGAAGCCGATCAGAAAGAGTTGGTGTTGGTCGGGCGTATTTCGGTGCTGGTGGTATCCGTTGTCGCCATCATCCTGGCCTGGGATCCACAAAACTCGATTCTTAACCTGGTAAGCAATGCCTGGGCTGGATTTGGTGCTGCCTTTGGCCCGGTCATTATCCTGAGCCTGTTCTGGAAGCGCATCAATCGCAATGGCGCCCTGGCAGGTATGCTGGTCGGCGCGGCAACTGTACTGTTCTGGATTTACGCCCCGGTGACTATCGGCGGCGAACGTTTGAGTGCCATTGTTTATGAAATTATCCCCGGGTTTATCCTCTGCACACTGGCCTGCATTATTGTCAGCAAGCTCACTCGTGAGCCAAGCGAAGAGATGCAGCAAACCCACAAAAAAGTGGAAGACTATATGCGGAGTGCCTAG
- a CDS encoding EAL and HDOD domain-containing protein encodes MAFFAARQPILDNEQQLYAYELLFRDSMDNVFPDISEDVATSQMLAGLQFNLGFDTLAQGKLAFINFPQKSLLERYPLLMPKEQLVVEVLETVKPNRQLLNAVVELKEKGYRIALDDYEHKPVWKHFYPYTDIIKIDYSLTSEDEIRQIIQAIQPYPHIELLAEKVETHEQYEFARDLGFKYFQGYFFSKPEVLESANLDPGQQTLAQLMVELADDDVDLEHAGKLFETDVNLTFKLLRYAQSPIFKRRAEIDSIKQALVILGLDEVRRFVGVLFAAQFKDHKPAALTLLALTRAHFCELVARQTGQPSASAFLAGMLSLMHAMLDTPLPNLLDSLPLSAELKLAIAEQKGPLGLTLNLCKLFETGHWSEIKQNCQHLNLPHDTVEELYLNAVSWAGEREQFLS; translated from the coding sequence ATGGCATTTTTTGCCGCCCGTCAGCCTATATTAGATAACGAACAACAACTCTATGCCTATGAGCTGTTATTTCGTGACAGTATGGATAATGTCTTCCCCGATATCAGTGAGGATGTGGCCACCTCTCAGATGTTGGCCGGCCTGCAGTTTAACCTGGGGTTCGATACCCTGGCCCAGGGCAAGCTGGCCTTTATCAACTTTCCACAGAAGTCCTTACTCGAGCGCTACCCCTTACTGATGCCGAAGGAACAGTTGGTGGTTGAAGTACTGGAAACCGTCAAGCCCAACCGGCAACTGCTTAATGCCGTAGTGGAACTCAAGGAAAAAGGTTACCGCATTGCGCTGGATGACTACGAGCACAAACCGGTCTGGAAGCATTTCTATCCCTATACGGATATTATCAAGATCGATTACTCTCTCACCTCAGAAGATGAAATTCGGCAGATTATCCAGGCGATTCAACCCTACCCTCATATCGAGTTACTGGCGGAAAAAGTGGAAACTCACGAGCAGTACGAATTTGCCCGCGACCTTGGCTTCAAATACTTTCAAGGTTATTTCTTCAGTAAACCGGAAGTACTGGAAAGTGCCAACCTGGATCCCGGCCAGCAGACTCTGGCGCAACTGATGGTGGAACTGGCCGACGACGATGTGGATCTGGAGCACGCCGGAAAACTGTTTGAGACGGATGTTAACCTGACCTTTAAATTGCTGCGTTATGCCCAGTCCCCTATTTTTAAACGCCGTGCCGAAATCGACAGCATTAAACAGGCCTTGGTAATCCTGGGGCTGGACGAGGTCCGCCGTTTTGTCGGCGTACTCTTTGCCGCTCAGTTTAAGGACCATAAGCCCGCGGCCTTAACTCTGCTGGCGCTCACCCGCGCCCATTTTTGCGAATTAGTCGCCAGGCAGACCGGTCAGCCCTCTGCGTCCGCTTTCCTGGCGGGTATGTTGTCACTGATGCACGCCATGTTAGACACCCCCCTGCCTAACTTGCTTGACAGCTTGCCGCTGTCTGCGGAGCTTAAACTCGCTATTGCCGAGCAAAAGGGACCGCTCGGACTCACCCTCAACCTCTGTAAGCTGTTTGAAACCGGCCACTGGTCAGAAATCAAACAAAACTGCCAGCATCTTAACCTGCCCCACGACACTGTTGAGGAGCTTTATTTAAATGCAGTCAGCTGGGCTGGCGAACGCGAGCAGTTTTTGTCGTGA
- the cysD gene encoding sulfate adenylyltransferase subunit CysD — MDISQDRITHLKQLEAESIHIFREVAAEFDNPVMLYSVGKDSSVLLHLARKAFAPGRIPFPLLHVDTDWKFREMIEFRDRMAKQYQFDLLVYKNKEGLEKGIGPFTHGSAVHTDVMKTQALKKALDKYQFDAAFGGARRDEEKSRAKERVYSFRDANHRWDPKNQRPELWNIYNSRVNKGESIRVFPLSNWTELDIWQYIYRENIEIPSLYLAKPRPVVERDGTLIMVDDDRMPLKDGETPKEEWVRFRTLGCYPLTGAVRSKADTLPEVIQEMLLTKTSERQGRVIDHDSAGSMEKKKMEGYF, encoded by the coding sequence ATGGACATCTCACAAGACCGCATTACCCATTTAAAACAACTGGAAGCGGAAAGCATTCATATTTTCCGTGAAGTGGCCGCCGAATTCGACAATCCGGTGATGTTGTACTCCGTTGGTAAAGATTCCTCGGTGCTTCTGCACCTGGCTCGTAAGGCCTTTGCACCTGGGCGTATTCCTTTCCCTTTACTGCACGTGGATACCGACTGGAAATTCCGCGAAATGATCGAATTTCGCGATCGCATGGCCAAGCAATACCAATTCGATTTACTGGTATACAAGAACAAGGAAGGCCTGGAGAAAGGCATTGGCCCCTTTACCCACGGCAGTGCCGTACATACTGACGTGATGAAGACCCAGGCCCTGAAAAAAGCCTTAGATAAATATCAGTTTGATGCCGCCTTCGGCGGAGCGCGTCGGGATGAAGAAAAGTCCCGTGCTAAAGAACGCGTCTACTCATTCCGTGACGCCAATCACCGCTGGGATCCAAAAAATCAACGCCCCGAGTTGTGGAATATCTATAACTCACGAGTGAATAAGGGTGAAAGCATCCGGGTATTTCCTTTATCCAACTGGACCGAGCTGGATATCTGGCAGTATATCTACCGAGAAAATATTGAGATTCCCTCACTGTACCTGGCCAAGCCTCGTCCTGTTGTTGAACGTGATGGGACACTGATCATGGTGGACGATGATCGTATGCCGCTGAAAGACGGTGAAACCCCGAAAGAAGAATGGGTACGTTTCAGAACTCTGGGCTGTTATCCCCTGACCGGTGCGGTGCGCTCGAAAGCCGACACCCTGCCCGAAGTGATTCAGGAAATGCTACTCACTAAAACCTCTGAGCGTCAGGGCCGGGTCATCGATCATGACAGCGCCGGCTCCATGGAGAAAAAGAAAATGGAAGGGTATTTCTAA
- the cysC gene encoding adenylyl-sulfate kinase: MAENIVWHQHKVDKAVRAQAKDQKPQVIWLTGLSGSGKSTIANILEQKLEAMGKHTYLLDGDNIRHGLCGDLGFSDKDRVENIRRISEVCKLMVDAGLIVITAFISPFRDDRNFCRKLVDDGEFAEVFVDTPLEVCEQRDPKGLYKKARAGDIKDFTGIGSDYEAPKAPEVHLKHEQETAEQAADRLIEALQQQGRLT, encoded by the coding sequence ATGGCCGAGAATATCGTCTGGCACCAACACAAAGTCGACAAAGCCGTGCGTGCTCAAGCCAAAGACCAAAAGCCTCAGGTCATCTGGCTTACCGGCCTGAGCGGCTCAGGGAAGTCCACTATCGCTAATATTCTGGAGCAGAAACTTGAGGCGATGGGCAAGCACACCTACCTGCTGGATGGCGATAATATTCGCCACGGCCTCTGTGGGGATCTGGGTTTTAGTGATAAAGACCGGGTTGAAAATATTCGCCGCATCAGCGAGGTCTGCAAGTTGATGGTGGACGCGGGGCTTATCGTGATCACCGCGTTTATTTCCCCATTCAGAGACGATCGCAACTTCTGCCGTAAGCTGGTAGACGACGGCGAATTTGCTGAAGTTTTTGTGGATACACCGTTGGAAGTCTGCGAGCAGCGCGATCCCAAAGGGCTGTATAAAAAAGCCCGCGCCGGGGACATCAAAGACTTTACCGGTATCGGCTCTGATTACGAAGCCCCCAAGGCGCCCGAGGTACACCTCAAACATGAGCAAGAAACCGCCGAACAGGCCGCCGACCGTTTGATCGAGGCACTACAACAACAGGGGCGACTGACATGA
- the cysQ gene encoding 3'(2'),5'-bisphosphate nucleotidase CysQ: MIDQALTDKVVAIAQRAGNAIMAIYQKDFAIYEKQDESPLTEADLAAHKVIVEGLNALSDIPILSEESADIDWDERRQWQRYWLVDPLDGTKEFIKKNGEFTVNIALIENGNPELGVVYAPALSSTYVGIVGQEAYKLDGDNKTPLQPKPHQSGEPWKVVGSRSHQSPEIQRILEQLDGDTELVAMGSSLKLCLVAEGQAHLYPRVGPTSEWDTGAAHAVVLAAGGYVSELDMDKPLSEQSTPLRYNQTDSVLNPYFLVSV; this comes from the coding sequence ATGATCGATCAAGCTCTGACCGACAAAGTGGTTGCCATCGCCCAGCGAGCCGGCAATGCCATTATGGCCATTTACCAAAAAGACTTCGCCATTTATGAGAAACAGGACGAAAGTCCACTCACGGAGGCCGATCTGGCTGCTCATAAGGTCATTGTCGAAGGACTTAACGCCCTGTCTGATATTCCTATTCTGTCCGAGGAGTCCGCCGATATCGACTGGGACGAGCGCCGTCAATGGCAGCGCTACTGGTTGGTCGACCCTTTGGATGGCACCAAGGAATTCATCAAGAAAAACGGTGAGTTTACGGTCAACATCGCTCTCATTGAGAACGGCAACCCCGAGCTTGGGGTGGTGTATGCGCCCGCGTTGAGCAGTACTTATGTGGGGATTGTCGGACAAGAAGCCTACAAGCTGGATGGCGACAATAAAACGCCACTGCAGCCTAAGCCACACCAAAGTGGTGAGCCCTGGAAGGTGGTTGGCAGTCGCTCTCACCAAAGTCCGGAGATCCAGCGTATTTTAGAGCAGCTGGACGGTGACACTGAGTTGGTCGCCATGGGCAGCTCGCTGAAGCTGTGTCTGGTCGCAGAAGGCCAGGCTCATCTGTATCCCCGAGTCGGTCCCACCAGTGAGTGGGACACCGGTGCCGCCCACGCCGTGGTGCTGGCCGCTGGCGGCTATGTGTCTGAACTGGATATGGATAAGCCCCTGAGTGAGCAATCGACGCCGCTGCGTTATAACCAAACCGATTCCGTATTAAACCCCTATTTCCTAGTGAGCGTTTAA
- the cysN gene encoding sulfate adenylyltransferase subunit CysN, with amino-acid sequence MIEQSELLEKDILGYLEQHEHKDLLRFLTCGSVDDGKSTLIGRLLHDSQMIYEDQLAAITKDSKKVGTTGDQVDLALLVDGLQSEREQGITIDVAYRYFSTDKRKFIIADTPGHEQYTRNMVTGASTCELAIVMVDARGGVKTQTKRHSFLASLLGIRHVIVAVNKMDLMDFDQDVFDKIKADYLEFAEQLNIPDIQFVPISALNGDNVVKPSEHSPWYDGKPLMEILETITVEKTENRDDFRFPVQYVNRPDLNFRGFCGTIVSGEIRPGDRVTALPSGKESTVDRIVTFDGDLDHAYPPLAVTLTLKDEIDISRGDMIVKSDNLPMLGANYKAHLVWMDEEALVPHSQYEFKFATKAVTGSVQEIDHQIDVNNLNAKEATHLHLNEIAVANIKLTQPVACDPYQRNRQTGAFIVVDRLTNNTVGAGMVIEQTEEKAQQSQFSEFELELNALIRKHFPHWQAQDISKL; translated from the coding sequence ATGATTGAGCAAAGCGAATTACTCGAAAAAGACATCCTTGGTTATCTGGAACAACATGAGCACAAGGACCTGCTGCGTTTTCTGACGTGCGGCAGTGTGGATGACGGCAAGAGTACCCTGATTGGGCGCTTGCTGCACGACTCTCAGATGATCTATGAAGATCAGCTGGCGGCCATTACGAAAGACAGCAAGAAAGTCGGGACCACCGGCGACCAGGTAGATCTGGCTCTGCTGGTTGATGGCCTGCAATCCGAGCGTGAGCAAGGCATCACCATCGATGTGGCGTACCGCTATTTCTCCACCGATAAGCGTAAATTTATCATCGCCGACACTCCCGGGCATGAGCAATACACCCGTAACATGGTGACCGGTGCCTCCACCTGTGAGCTGGCGATCGTTATGGTGGACGCTCGCGGTGGCGTCAAGACCCAGACTAAGCGTCACTCCTTCCTGGCCTCCCTGCTGGGTATCAGACATGTCATTGTGGCAGTCAATAAGATGGATCTGATGGACTTTGACCAGGATGTGTTTGATAAAATTAAGGCCGACTATCTGGAGTTTGCCGAGCAGCTGAATATCCCTGACATTCAGTTTGTACCCATCTCGGCTTTAAACGGCGACAATGTGGTGAAGCCCAGCGAGCACTCGCCCTGGTATGATGGCAAACCCCTGATGGAAATCTTAGAAACCATCACGGTGGAGAAAACCGAAAACCGCGATGATTTCCGCTTCCCGGTACAGTATGTCAATCGCCCCGATCTGAACTTCCGTGGTTTCTGCGGCACAATTGTGTCCGGCGAAATCCGTCCCGGCGACAGGGTCACCGCCCTGCCATCCGGCAAAGAATCAACCGTGGATCGCATCGTTACCTTCGACGGCGACCTCGATCATGCCTACCCGCCGCTGGCCGTAACCCTGACTCTGAAAGATGAGATCGATATTTCCCGCGGCGATATGATCGTGAAAAGCGATAACTTACCGATGCTGGGAGCGAACTATAAGGCCCACCTGGTTTGGATGGACGAGGAAGCGCTGGTGCCACATAGCCAGTATGAGTTTAAGTTTGCCACCAAGGCAGTGACCGGCAGCGTGCAGGAAATTGACCACCAAATTGATGTCAATAACCTAAACGCCAAGGAGGCCACTCACCTGCACCTGAATGAGATTGCCGTCGCCAATATCAAGCTGACCCAACCGGTGGCTTGTGACCCCTACCAGCGCAATCGTCAAACCGGTGCCTTCATTGTGGTGGATCGGCTGACCAATAATACAGTCGGTGCTGGCATGGTCATCGAGCAAACGGAAGAAAAGGCGCAGCAGAGTCAGTTCTCTGAGTTCGAACTGGAACTCAATGCCTTGATCCGTAAGCACTTCCCCCATTGGCAAGCGCAGGATATCAGCAAGCTGTAG
- a CDS encoding SLC13 family permease, which produces MDVNQWLVAGIFILTIGALVLSNRRPAFIFAMSSLALIASGQLSLGQLTHGLSNKGLITLVLLLLISQAIDKTALIKSIGHKLINKSYAQSFWRLFAVTFTSSALLNNTAIVASLTGPVKQNQRHLPSRLLIPLSYAAILGGTVTLVGTSTNLIVDSFLIENGHPGFEFWDFTLFGLTAGLLCGGLMYVLSPMLPKLEQPKDDYKQYLIEAEVDADSPLVGQSIEDNHLRNLPELFLVEVVREGHLISPVHPDLVLEAHDKLIFTGNVKRMDTLSHIPGLSIFAQTNGLLKENLTEVVISNRSWLINKTLKQANFRAVFDAAVVAIRREGEAVSGKLGEIPLQAGDNLLLATGADFQGRDNLTRNFFFVSEHQIQQKLSKNKDRLTVGGFLAAIALGAIGLIPLTTGLLVLLALLTLVGVLSGNEIRRQLPVNLIMVIVGALGLATALEQSGLLSQVTSLLMPLVNGGSPFLALVMVYLVTLLLTEMVTNNAAAALMFPFAWNLIQTMDYPVMPFALAIAFAASASFISPYGYQTNLLVFSAGRYRYLDFVKYGLPISALYSTVLLGLLKYWFEL; this is translated from the coding sequence ATGGACGTCAATCAATGGCTGGTAGCAGGGATTTTTATCCTGACCATCGGGGCGCTGGTATTATCCAACCGGCGCCCCGCCTTTATCTTTGCCATGTCATCGCTGGCTCTGATCGCCAGTGGCCAGCTGTCCCTCGGACAACTCACTCATGGTCTGAGCAATAAAGGTCTGATTACACTCGTATTGTTGCTTCTTATCAGCCAGGCCATCGATAAAACGGCACTGATCAAAAGTATTGGTCATAAGCTGATCAATAAAAGTTATGCTCAAAGCTTCTGGCGGTTATTCGCTGTAACCTTTACCTCATCAGCGCTTTTGAACAACACAGCCATTGTTGCCAGCCTGACCGGACCGGTAAAGCAAAATCAACGTCACTTGCCGTCCCGGTTATTGATCCCGTTATCTTATGCCGCCATTTTGGGGGGCACCGTGACCTTAGTAGGCACATCCACAAACCTGATTGTGGACAGCTTCCTGATTGAAAACGGCCACCCAGGTTTTGAGTTCTGGGACTTTACTCTGTTTGGTCTCACCGCTGGGTTGCTCTGTGGCGGCCTAATGTATGTACTATCCCCAATGCTGCCCAAACTAGAGCAGCCCAAGGATGACTATAAACAGTACTTGATCGAAGCCGAGGTAGACGCGGATTCGCCTCTGGTGGGGCAGTCCATCGAAGACAATCACCTCAGAAATCTCCCGGAGCTGTTTTTGGTAGAGGTGGTTCGCGAAGGGCACCTGATTAGCCCGGTACACCCGGACCTGGTGCTGGAAGCCCACGACAAACTCATCTTTACCGGTAATGTAAAACGCATGGATACCCTGTCTCACATTCCGGGACTGAGTATTTTTGCGCAGACCAATGGACTGCTAAAAGAAAACCTCACCGAGGTGGTGATTTCAAACCGCTCCTGGTTGATCAATAAGACCTTGAAACAGGCCAACTTCCGGGCTGTATTTGACGCCGCTGTGGTGGCCATCCGCCGAGAAGGCGAGGCCGTCTCCGGTAAGCTGGGCGAAATTCCGTTACAAGCCGGTGATAACCTGCTGCTCGCCACCGGCGCAGATTTCCAGGGCCGTGACAACCTGACTCGCAACTTCTTTTTTGTCAGCGAACATCAGATCCAGCAGAAACTCAGCAAGAACAAAGACCGGCTCACGGTAGGAGGTTTCCTGGCCGCCATTGCGCTGGGAGCCATAGGCCTGATTCCGCTGACCACCGGGTTACTGGTGTTACTGGCGTTGTTAACACTGGTTGGGGTCCTATCTGGTAATGAGATACGCCGTCAACTCCCAGTCAACCTGATCATGGTCATCGTAGGAGCTCTGGGGCTAGCCACAGCATTGGAACAATCCGGCCTGTTGAGTCAGGTTACCAGTTTGCTGATGCCGCTGGTTAACGGCGGCTCCCCGTTCCTGGCCTTAGTGATGGTGTATTTGGTGACTCTGTTATTGACCGAGATGGTCACCAATAATGCCGCTGCCGCACTGATGTTCCCTTTCGCGTGGAATCTGATTCAGACCATGGACTACCCGGTGATGCCCTTTGCGCTGGCGATCGCTTTTGCCGCGAGTGCCAGCTTTATTTCACCCTACGGCTATCAGACCAACTTACTGGTGTTCAGCGCCGGGCGATATCGCTACCTGGATTTTGTTAAATACGGCCTGCCCATCTCGGCTTTATACTCGACCGTGTTACTAGGCTTACTGAAGTATTGGTTTGAACTTTAG
- the cysS gene encoding cysteine--tRNA ligase: MLQIYNTLTRSKQEFKPLVPGKVGLYVCGITVYDLCHMGHARTYLSFDMMVRYLRFRGYEVNYVRNITDVDDKIIQRAKQNDESCADLTERTIGMMHEDFDALGLLPANLEPRATEHMGEIIDLIQRLMDKGHAYQAESGDVLFDVSTFDAYGKLSKQDLEQLQAGARVDVDTTKTDPLDFVLWKLAKTGEPSWSSPWGEGRPGWHIECSAMNSKHLGTHFDIHGGGSDLTFPHHENELAQSCCAYDTPYVNYWVHSGMVQVNEEKMSKSLGNFFTLREVLHDYDAETLRYFLLSAHYRSQLNYTEENLKQSRAALERLYTALRDVTPTEEMVEVGDYQQRFMAAMDDDFNTPEAYSVLFELARDINRAKGDADKAGQLAALLRHLGGVLGLLQQDPSRYLQSSTDSDDDEVAVIESLIAKRAQARADKDWAAADEARDALTEMGIVLEDGPQGTIWRRQ; the protein is encoded by the coding sequence ATGCTGCAGATCTACAACACACTGACCCGTTCTAAACAGGAATTTAAGCCGCTGGTACCGGGCAAGGTGGGTCTGTATGTCTGTGGCATTACGGTGTACGACCTCTGCCATATGGGGCACGCCCGCACCTATCTGAGTTTTGATATGATGGTGCGTTATCTGCGTTTTCGCGGCTATGAGGTCAACTATGTGCGCAATATTACCGATGTGGATGACAAGATTATCCAGCGAGCTAAGCAGAATGACGAGTCCTGCGCTGATTTGACTGAACGCACCATTGGCATGATGCACGAGGATTTTGATGCCTTAGGTCTGTTACCAGCCAATCTGGAGCCCCGTGCCACCGAGCATATGGGCGAGATCATTGACCTGATCCAGCGTTTGATGGACAAGGGCCACGCCTACCAGGCCGAATCCGGCGATGTGTTGTTTGATGTCAGCACTTTTGATGCTTACGGTAAGCTCAGCAAACAGGACCTTGAACAGTTGCAGGCAGGCGCTCGGGTCGATGTGGATACCACCAAGACTGATCCGCTGGACTTCGTACTCTGGAAGCTCGCTAAAACCGGCGAACCAAGCTGGTCATCACCCTGGGGCGAAGGCCGCCCTGGTTGGCATATCGAGTGCTCCGCCATGAACAGTAAACACCTTGGCACTCACTTCGATATTCACGGCGGCGGCTCGGATCTGACTTTTCCCCACCACGAAAACGAACTGGCTCAGTCCTGCTGTGCCTACGACACGCCCTATGTGAACTACTGGGTACATAGTGGCATGGTGCAGGTCAATGAAGAGAAGATGTCTAAATCGCTGGGGAATTTCTTCACTCTGCGTGAAGTACTGCATGATTATGACGCCGAGACACTGAGATACTTCCTGTTATCGGCCCACTATCGCAGCCAGCTAAACTATACCGAAGAGAACCTGAAGCAGTCGCGAGCCGCCCTGGAACGGCTGTATACGGCCTTACGGGACGTAACGCCAACGGAAGAAATGGTTGAGGTGGGTGATTATCAGCAACGCTTTATGGCAGCCATGGATGATGATTTTAATACCCCAGAGGCCTACTCAGTGCTGTTTGAGCTGGCGCGGGATATTAATCGCGCTAAAGGGGATGCCGACAAGGCTGGACAATTAGCGGCTTTGCTACGTCATCTCGGAGGTGTGCTGGGACTATTGCAACAAGACCCCAGTCGTTATCTACAAAGCAGTACCGATAGCGACGATGATGAGGTGGCGGTGATCGAATCTCTGATCGCGAAGCGTGCCCAGGCCAGAGCTGACAAAGACTGGGCTGCTGCAGACGAAGCCCGTGATGCGCTGACGGAGATGGGCATTGTGCTGGAAGATGGGCCGCAGGGCACTATCTGGCGCCGCCAGTAA
- a CDS encoding peptidylprolyl isomerase: MQVTLHTNYGDIALTMLSEEAPTTVANFIQYAKDGFYDGTLFHRVIPGFMIQGGGFASGMEQKEVREPIANEANNGVANERGTVAMARTNDPHSASSQFFINLADNDFLNFRNETESGWGYCVFAKVSDGMAVADKIKDVETGNFGFHQNVPNEEVIIRSVTIDE; this comes from the coding sequence ATGCAGGTTACCTTACACACCAACTACGGCGACATCGCCCTGACTATGCTGAGCGAAGAAGCTCCAACAACCGTGGCTAATTTTATTCAATATGCCAAAGACGGTTTCTATGACGGTACGCTGTTCCATCGCGTAATCCCTGGCTTTATGATTCAGGGCGGCGGATTTGCCAGCGGCATGGAGCAAAAAGAGGTTCGTGAGCCCATTGCAAACGAAGCCAACAATGGCGTGGCCAACGAGCGCGGGACTGTCGCTATGGCGCGCACCAATGATCCGCACTCAGCCAGCAGCCAGTTTTTTATTAATCTGGCCGACAATGACTTTCTTAACTTCCGTAATGAGACGGAAAGCGGCTGGGGCTACTGTGTGTTTGCTAAGGTCAGCGATGGTATGGCCGTGGCCGATAAGATTAAAGACGTTGAGACCGGCAACTTCGGTTTCCATCAGAATGTGCCTAACGAAGAGGTGATCATTCGCTCGGTCACGATCGACGAGTAA
- the lpxH gene encoding UDP-2,3-diacylglucosamine diphosphatase, with the protein MHSFFIADLHLSAERPDITGAFLRFMSEEAPLCEALYVLGDLFEAWIGDDEDSPFNRQIIQAFTELTQAGVPCYFIHGNRDFLIGQRFARQSGVQLLPEHQVIDLYGEPTLIMHGDSLCTRDTEYMRFRRKARGWWWPRLMLAMPLWYRRRVAQKARRQSAEGNAIKPEEIMDVTPDEVVKVMGQTGVKRLIHGHTHRPAVHQFEIDGRPAERIVLGDWYEQGSILVAKPDSLTLTQRPLATTSEC; encoded by the coding sequence TTGCATTCCTTTTTTATTGCCGATCTACACCTGAGTGCCGAGCGCCCCGATATCACAGGGGCCTTTCTACGCTTTATGAGTGAAGAAGCGCCTCTTTGCGAGGCGCTTTACGTATTAGGCGACCTGTTTGAAGCTTGGATCGGCGATGATGAGGATAGCCCCTTTAACCGCCAGATCATCCAGGCATTTACCGAGCTGACACAGGCTGGTGTGCCCTGTTACTTTATTCATGGCAACCGCGACTTTTTGATCGGCCAGCGCTTCGCCCGCCAAAGCGGCGTTCAGCTACTGCCCGAGCATCAGGTGATCGACCTGTACGGCGAACCAACCCTGATCATGCATGGCGACAGCCTGTGTACACGGGATACCGAATACATGCGTTTTCGTCGTAAAGCTCGTGGCTGGTGGTGGCCCCGTTTGATGTTAGCCATGCCCTTGTGGTATCGCCGCCGGGTGGCGCAAAAGGCTCGACGTCAAAGTGCCGAGGGCAATGCCATCAAACCAGAAGAGATTATGGATGTGACACCTGACGAAGTGGTGAAAGTGATGGGTCAAACAGGGGTCAAACGCCTGATTCACGGCCATACCCATCGTCCCGCCGTTCACCAGTTCGAAATAGACGGCCGTCCCGCTGAACGCATTGTACTCGGCGACTGGTATGAACAAGGCAGTATCCTGGTGGCTAAACCCGACTCCCTGACGCTGACCCAAAGGCCCCTGGCCACTACTTCCGAGTGCTAA